The genomic interval GCCGCGCGGCGTGCAGCGTCGCGTTGTCCCCGACGTGGGTCGCCCGACCGATGTGGACGGGATCGACGTCGCCCCGGAGGACGACGCCTGGCCAGACGCTCGCGTCCGCCTCGATCGTGACGTCGCCGACGAGCGTCGCCTCTTGACTCACCCGCGCACTCTCGTCGATCGTCGGTCGAACCCCTTCGAACTCGTAGTCTCTGCTATCGGGCATGCGTGAACACACCACGATAGTGGCTATAATACCGGATCGTGGCGAGCGTGATCGTCAGTCGGCGCTGACTGTCTCGGCCGCTGTACGGGATGGTGATCGTCCGGCCGCGCAACGGCGGGGGTCAGGACTCGATCTTCTCGACGATCTCACGGGCCTGGTCCCTCGCTTTGTCCTCGCCGACGTGTTTTTCGATCAGGACGCTCGTGACCTCCCAGTCGTCCTCGCCCTCGACCTTCCCGGTGCGGACCTCGCTCCCCTCCGAGACCGACTCGGCCGGTTGCTTCGCCCAGTCGGGCGTTCGAATCTCGTCGTACCGGTCGGGATCGCGAAATCGGACGTGAATGTAGTCGTCCTCAGTTTCCACTTTCTCGATGTCGGGAGTATCGGCCATACTCGATCCTCCGTCGCCGGAACGTCTAAAGAACGTCCCTGAATGTGCCCAGTGTCCGCACGGCAGCGCCGTTCGTCCCCGATCCGCGAGACGGCGCTCCTCGGACCGGCAGTACTCGGCACCGGCACTATTTCGATCGTGCCCGTAGCTCGCGTATGCTCGTCCTCGGTGACGCCCACGCGTCCGAGCCGGACCGGTCTGAAACGCTGCTCGGCATCTACCGCACGCTCGAGCCCGACCGCGTCCTTCAAGTCGGCGACCTCCAGCGGTACGACCTGCCGGCGCCCACCTGGTTCGTCGCGGGGAACAACGAGGACTTTGACGTCATCGAGGCGCTGCGCGCCGGCGAGGACCGAGACCCGCCTGCCGAGACCGACGTCCGCAACGTCCACCTCCTCGCGAGTACGGCCGCGACGGTTGACGGCCTGCGGGTTGCCGGGCTCTCGGGAAACTTCGCCCCCACGAAGTACGATCTATCGCGCGACGAACTCAGCGGCGAACGCCGCCGCCACTTCACGCACGAGGACGTCGAGCGAGCCGCCGACCTGGAGGATATCGACGTCTTCCTCACCCACGAGGCCCCGACCGGACTGCTGTCGTACGGCTACGATCCCGGCTGCGAGCACGTCGACGACCTGCTCGAGGCGATTTCGCCCGACCTCTGCCTGGTCGGCCACCACCACCGCCATCGCGAGGCCGAATTCGCGGATACCAGAGTCGTAAGTCTCGCACCGGCGTGGGAGCGCTACTACACGCTCGATCCGGAGACGCTCACACTCGAAGCGCACGACCACGAGTTGGCTACGGACGACTGACGGACGGAAAATCGGAACCGAGCGAAGAAGCGGAAAACGGAGCGGAAAACCGGCGACCGGCGGCGAAGCGCGAACCGTTTAGAACGTCTCGAGGTAGCGGTCGAGCTCCCACTCGGAGACGTCGACCAGGTAGTCCTCGAACTCCTGGCGCTTGGCCTCGACGAACTTGTCTCCGACGTGCTCGCCTAACGCGCTGTAGACCGCTTCGTCCGCCTCGAGGGCGTCGACGGCCTCGCCGAGGTTCGACGGGAGGGTGTCGATGCCGTACTCCTCGCGTTTCTGCTCGTCGAACTCGTAGATGTTCTCCCGGACCGGATCGGGACAGTCGAGGTCGTTCTCGATGCCGTCCAGGCCAGCGTGGATCATGACGGCGAGTGCGAGGTAGGGGTTACAGGACGGGTCCGGCGAGCGCAGTTCGACGCGCGACGCCGCGGGGGTTCGGGCCGCGGGCTTGCGGATCAGCGCCGAGCGGTTCCGGTCCGACCAGGCGACGTAGACGGGCGCTTCGTAGCCGGGCACCAGGCGCTTGTAGCTGTTGACGGTGGGGTTGGCGATGGCGGTGATCGCGGGGGCGTGCTCGAGGATCCCGGCGGTGAAGGCGTGAGCCTCCTCGCTCAAGTTGAACTCGTCGTCCTCGTCGTGGAAGGCGTTCTGCCCGTCCTCGGTGAACAGCGAGAGGTGGGTGTGCATCCCCGAGCCGTTGATCCGCGGGATCGGCTTGGGCATGAACGTCGCGTGGAGATCGTGCTGGGCGGCGATCGCGCGGACGACCGTCCGGAACGTGGCAACGTTGTCGGCCGTCGTGAGCGCGTCGTCGTAGGTGAAGTTGATCTCGTGTTGGCCTTCGGCGACCTCGTGGTGGCTGGCCTCGACTTCGAAGCCCATGTCCTCGAGGCCGTAGATGATGTCGCGGCGGACGTCGGAGGCGAGGTCCTTCGGCGCGAGGTCGAAGTAGCCGCCGGCGTCGTTGGTCGTGGTCGTCGCGCGGCCGTCCTCGTCCTCCTCGAAGAGGAAGAACTCCGGTTCGGGTGCGGCGTTGACCGTGTAGCCCATCTCCTCGGCGCGCTCGAGGGCATTCTTGAGGACGCGGCGCGGGTCGCCCTCGAAGGGCTCGCCCGTGGAGGTATCGTAGACGTCACAGATCATCCGGGCGGCGGCGCTCTCCTCCTTCTGGCGCCACGGGAGGATCGCGAACGTTTCCGGATCCGGCTTGAGACGCATGTCCGACTCCTGAATGCGAACGAAGCCCTCGATAGAAGAACCGTCGAAGTAGATACCCTCGGTGAACGCCTTTTCCGCCTGGCGAGCCGGAACGGAGACGTTCTTGACAGTGCCCAGAA from Natrinema salifodinae carries:
- the glnA gene encoding type I glutamate--ammonia ligase, which encodes MTSGNLTDVEQAVLDEIEEQDVDFLRLQFTDILGTVKNVSVPARQAEKAFTEGIYFDGSSIEGFVRIQESDMRLKPDPETFAILPWRQKEESAAARMICDVYDTSTGEPFEGDPRRVLKNALERAEEMGYTVNAAPEPEFFLFEEDEDGRATTTTNDAGGYFDLAPKDLASDVRRDIIYGLEDMGFEVEASHHEVAEGQHEINFTYDDALTTADNVATFRTVVRAIAAQHDLHATFMPKPIPRINGSGMHTHLSLFTEDGQNAFHDEDDEFNLSEEAHAFTAGILEHAPAITAIANPTVNSYKRLVPGYEAPVYVAWSDRNRSALIRKPAARTPAASRVELRSPDPSCNPYLALAVMIHAGLDGIENDLDCPDPVRENIYEFDEQKREEYGIDTLPSNLGEAVDALEADEAVYSALGEHVGDKFVEAKRQEFEDYLVDVSEWELDRYLETF
- a CDS encoding metallophosphoesterase family protein; protein product: MLVLGDAHASEPDRSETLLGIYRTLEPDRVLQVGDLQRYDLPAPTWFVAGNNEDFDVIEALRAGEDRDPPAETDVRNVHLLASTAATVDGLRVAGLSGNFAPTKYDLSRDELSGERRRHFTHEDVERAADLEDIDVFLTHEAPTGLLSYGYDPGCEHVDDLLEAISPDLCLVGHHHRHREAEFADTRVVSLAPAWERYYTLDPETLTLEAHDHELATDD